A stretch of DNA from Cyprinus carpio isolate SPL01 chromosome A25, ASM1834038v1, whole genome shotgun sequence:
GGTAATATGTTGTGCCATATTCACATTATTCATATTAGATTAGCTCATAATGTCATTTATACTTCAAAGAGAATATAAATGACACACCAGCACACATACTCAGCTTTATTCTTTATCCTGAGAGTGATGATGTCCAGACCCCACTATATCTGTGCTTAACAAAGAGAATAACCATTCCCTAAGGCCATTCTCTTTTGAGCACAGTAGTAAATTAAAAACTTCAGTCACTCTAAATCAACCCAAACTCTCATTAACAGATTATATATTTGCTTAGGAGCTCACCTGTATGAACAACATATTCCATCTGTTTACATTATATTAACTCCACCCAAGATGACATTAATGTGCTTAATTAGCAGTAATAAATAGGGTATGCTGGCATAAtaagcaaccacacagcaacaaaaTAACAACCTattagaacaccctagaaactaccaagcaaccatccagaacacaaAAAGAAACTGCATAGTAACAGACTAgtcacccaaaacaccctagcaaccatctaacaatgccctagcaacgaTCCTGAGCAACCCAGCAACTATATAGTAACACACTTAAATGACCCAAAATGAACTAGCAGCCAAttaacaatgccctagcaactattcaaacacctagcaacaccctagcaaccacatagtaatgcTAAAAACaccaagaacaccctaacaaTCCTCTAAAAcatttagcaaccacatagtaacaccaGGTAAATCCTtagcaactattcagaacacATGCTAAAATCACCCATACCACATAGCAACATGATaaaaaccacctagaacaccctagcaacacctaaGCAACCCTCTATAACACTTAAACAATCAATTAACAACACACAATCTATCATAGTCTAAGCTAGTTTTAGCTGGTCTTCCAGCCTGGTCATAGCTGGCCATAGCTGGTttgcaggctggttttagaggggatTTGACCACTTTTTTAGCTGGTCTGAGAGACCAGTTAaccaaccagctaaaaccagctcaTCCAGGCTGGGAGatcagctaaaaccagctacttcCAGCTTGAACCAGCTTAGACCtgtcaaccagcttaggctggttttagctgtgtttttctttttttttttagcatactaGCACCATTTTCCTCAAAAACTGTGAAATCTAGTTgttgaaaatacagtttttggtGGTGATCCAAGCTGAAGCATGAAGTACAGGACATGCTGTCCTGCTAAAGGTAATGCGCTTATTGCTCCTCAGAGATCATCCTGGCTACAGTAAATAAGTATTTGCTATCCAAGACCTTTCCACTGTCCAGCTACATTAAACTCTATGTGATAATATCACTTTTAGTCATGTTTTCCCTGCAGTATTATCACTCCCATCTTTGTGATGCTCTTCTTCTGTGCCTGAATGGAAATCTGGCAGCACAGAGCGCAACAAAACAATACAGATGTACTCTCTTGTTTGAGCAGGATGCTTGGCATGAGACTGCATGCTAGTTCACTCTCCACACGATACGAGCCGTAATATTCTGAACAATAAAAACAGGAGTGGCCTTTTGCACTGTTTTCGTGCATTTTAAAGAAAGAATGTTCACTGaacaattttattgtatttttaatgtagtaaAACAGGCAAGAAATATACACTGGTCCTAAAAGGTATTTAAACTATTGTTAacgaaacaacaaaaaaaaaaaaaaaaaaaaaaatttcattgaccaaaataaaaataacgtaaTTGGAAAAACTGGAaccaaattaaaatgcattttaatgacttcaaaataaagttttagttttttgatacaaaatatattgaaaactgaaaagacaaactcaaaactttttgatttagccatgttatagttaactaaaataaaaattttatttgataaaaaaaactttcattacatgaaataaagctgaaataaaatataaatattagatgaaaaatgtaaaaactagaaacatttttgtaaaataaattttacaaaataatttttcgatacattgaacatttaaaagacaaactaaaaatcaacagaaataaaataaaaattcaaaactataaAAACCTTGGCCTGGACGCAAAATGGCTCTGAAAAATATTATGAGAAAATATCGAACAATTTGTTTCCAGATGCAACGTGGTTTGATATTCTATTGCtagtgttctgaatggttttatCCTGTTCCTCATGCAGTTACTAGGGTGCTTTGGGCTATTATTACTTACTGAACCAAGTATAAACACATGTAATTGTAAGTAATGATATCTTTTTTAACCCTTAGGCACTGTTGTGCATGTCCTGTGATGAGGAAAGATGGGAACTTCCAACTTCACTCTTTCTCCAAACTCCAGCTATGCTAACAAGACCGACTTTTCCCCAGACAGTCCCTTCTCTCTTGTCAAGCTTGTTCTCATCATTCTCGTCCTGAGCACTTTAAGCCTGATCACAATTATCGGCAATGTGCTGGTCATGCTCTCCATCAAGGTCAACAGGAACCTCCAGACGGTCAACAACTACTTCCTGTTTAGTCTAGCATGTGCTGACTTGTTCATTGGTGTTTTCTCAATGAACCTGTACACTGTGTATATTGTGACTGGCCACTGGCCTTTAGGAGCTTGGGTGTGTGACCTCTGGTTAGCTCTGGACTATGTGGTGAGCAACGCCTCTGTTATGAACCTCCTCATCATCAGCTTTGACCGATATTTCTGCGTCACCAAACCTCTCAGCTACCCGGTCAAACGGACCCACAAGATGGCAGGCATGATGATCGCTGCCGCTTGGATCCTGTCGTTCATTCTCTGGGCTCCGGCCATCCTGTTCTGGCAGTTCATCACGGGCAGCCGGACAGTTCCCGAGGATAAGTGCTACATTCAGTTTTTCTCCAATCCCGTGGTCACCTTCGGCACAGCCATCGCTGCCTTCTACTTGCCGGTTGTCACCATGACTGTACTATACTGGCAGATCTCCAAAGCCAGCCGCAGCCGCGTCCGAAGCAGAGACAATCTGAGAGTATCTAGAGTCAGTAATGATGGAGGCCAGGCTAGACCAACAACTGGGAGCAATACAGAGAGGAAGTCAATCCAAGGAGGAGAGGAAATGATTCTACGCAGGCAGAGTGCTTCAGATGCCACTACAGGTAAGTGTGTTAAAGGAACAGTACCCTCAAAAGCTCAAATATTCtcattgttccaaacccgtattgCTTTGATTGAACACAATggaagatatttcgaagaatgttgCATACAGAGACCAATGGCTGTCAATCTCCAAAAAAGAGTAGCATAAAAATAGTCTATACCAggagtttccaaactttttgatttattgttgttgttaactaaaattaataaaaatgtatacatttaatacatttatttttttgttaattgaaataaagccgaaatgaaataaaatagaaacattagatgaaaaagttaaaaaaaggaatgaaataagCCGAAGTACTGTAATTAAAACttcattaaaactgaaataaaaataaatgaaagctaaacagaaatgtttttttttttaaaaagaacaaaaactaatttatatatatatatatatatataaaataaaattattaaagcaatttaaaaatattaaaacctaaaTTAGGCATTAAACTAAAAgatgaaagctaattcaaaataagaatgaatactataatagtatataattaatactaaattaacactttttgAAAAGGA
This window harbors:
- the LOC109079175 gene encoding muscarinic acetylcholine receptor M2-like, with the translated sequence MGTSNFTLSPNSSYANKTDFSPDSPFSLVKLVLIILVLSTLSLITIIGNVLVMLSIKVNRNLQTVNNYFLFSLACADLFIGVFSMNLYTVYIVTGHWPLGAWVCDLWLALDYVVSNASVMNLLIISFDRYFCVTKPLSYPVKRTHKMAGMMIAAAWILSFILWAPAILFWQFITGSRTVPEDKCYIQFFSNPVVTFGTAIAAFYLPVVTMTVLYWQISKASRSRVRSRDNLRVSRVSNDGGQARPTTGSNTERKSIQGGEEMILRRQSASDATTAAEEQESENDSISGSVLASSNQKDEEAISISTNSDIRSRQTQSAPLATGSWVRFTCFRTTSQKDLQNIYKPNNGGQDMSNGKERLSLVSQKILMPRYQKRKSSSSREKKVTRTIMAILVAFAATWTPYNVMVLINTFCSSCIPNTMWTFGYWLCYINSTVNPACYALCNVTFKNTFKQLLTCKYRNIHAPRKH